In Candidatus Contubernalis alkalaceticus, the genomic window GGATGCGCCTGCCCTCCTCCAGGGAAAGTGCTTCCTCACCGGAGGCCGCCATGAGCATGAATGCCCCCAGAGTAGAACCGGCGGCGGCGGAAAACTCCCACCAGTATATCCCCGGGGTTTTTTCCCGGTGAGCTTCAAACCACCGGATCAGTTTCTCCTCCCGGATTCTAAGATCCAAATGCTTGTAAACCTGTAGGTCTCCATAGAGGGAAATTAGTTCCACACACCGTTCCTTCACGATGCCGTAGCTGGGGAAATTTAAAAGGCTCATGGATGTCCTCTCCACCAGCTTCTCCAGGTAACCACCGTCCTGCTGCAGAGTATAAAAACGATAATAATCCCTCTGCCTCTCCTTCTGTTCCCGCTTCCACGGTTCCAGAGCCTCAATCATGGACCGGTGCAGCTCCCGAAAGGCCTTCTCCTCACCGCATTCCACCCGGTCACACAGGTTATCCAGGTAATCGCTGATGGTCTGAAGAGCTACAATAGCCGGCACCAGATCCTTACTTTTCTCCGGAATATAAAGGGCATAAATGCTCCCCCCCTGACAGTGGAACCGTTTATCCCGTATGCTGGCCAGTGCCTGATTTTTCAACTCCCCTGGGGGACAAGCGTTTAAATATTTTTTCCAACCCAAAAGTTCCCGG contains:
- a CDS encoding tetraprenyl-beta-curcumene synthase family protein, with the protein product MLNMKVNLKKEAWQLNILTRFVTRVFPQVDRELLGWKKYLNACPPGELKNQALASIRDKRFHCQGGSIYALYIPEKSKDLVPAIVALQTISDYLDNLCDRVECGEEKAFRELHRSMIEALEPWKREQKERQRDYYRFYTLQQDGGYLEKLVERTSMSLLNFPSYGIVKERCVELISLYGDLQVYKHLDLRIREEKLIRWFEAHREKTPGIYWWEFSAAAGSTLGAFMLMAASGEEALSLEEGRRIHECYFPWICGLHILLDYFIDQQEDRVHRDLNFVNYYADEKQCRERLGFFLEKSLESASNLPRPDFHTLVVKGLMAMYLSDPKVEKQGLLGIAKELMNQAGSDVPGMYRFCRMLRRLKVM